TCGTCCGCGCGCTCGGCGGCATCAATGCAACGATTGACATCGTGCAGATCAACGAAAAGGACGAGCATCCACAGAAGGCGTGGCTGAAGGGATCGTGCGCAAGCGTACTGCTCAACGGCATCCATTGCGGCACGTTCGGGCTGCTCACGCCGGAGGCACTTAAGCAGTACGACATCGATACCCCTGTTGTTGCTGCAGAACTCTCATTGAACGCGCTTATTGATCTCTTCCCGTCGCCATCACGAGCGCACGCGCTCCCGCAGTTTCCGACCGTTGAGCGCGATGTGTCGCTGATCGTCGACGAGCCCACACCGTGGGCAACAATCGAATCTATCGTCAACAACAACCTGCCCGAGTGGCTCGAATCATCCTCGTTCGTTGGCACGTTCCGGGGCGGCCCAATCGGCGATGGAAAGAAATCGGTCACGATGCGATTCGTGTTCCGCCATCCCGAGCGCACACTGACGCGCGAGGAGATCGATCCCAAAGTGGATGCACTCATTGATGTCTTCAGCAGGCGGGCTGGAGCAAGCGTTCGCACTGTCTGACGAATAATCGAGATGCAAAAAACAAAGAGCGCTGCGTGCCAAACGACGCGCAGCGCTTTGATCTGCTTTGCGCACCAATGCGTGACGGGGGCTCAGGTGCGCAGCACTGTCAGATTCAGTGGGTCATCGGGAACAGTGTCAAACGAGCGGGACGATCGAGAAGCCAGATCGACTCCCAATCGTCGCGAGCCTGACGCCAGTTCAGGTTCTTGGTGTACGCACGCTCATTGGCGATATCGACACTGCGCTGGTTCAGCGTCGCCAGCTCCGGTGTGAGATTGCTCCGCAGTTTGCCGCTACGAGCATCGCCTGAGGATGAGCAGCCAACAAGCGCTGAAAGAGCCACAAGGCTGCCAGCAACAAGCAGGGGACGAACCTTTGATGAAGACGTGTGCTGGGTCATGCGAACAGATCTCCTGCAGCAGGGTGTTTGGTGGATCATGAAGCACGCCTGGACTGTCATCCGGGCGAGCCGTCAGAGTGGCCCAGAGGGTAGGACCTCATCGGCCAGCGGAATGGACTTTACGCACCAACTCCCGCACATGATCCGACGCATCACGGGACTGACAGGTTCCAATGCTTTCTTTCTGTTGCGATGTAGGACTCATGAAATGTCCTATAACTAAGCCGTGTTATCAGTGCGCAGCGCCCACAGATAGGATTCGATGTGTCAGAACCAACGGAATCAGCCCACATATCAGCACTCTGTCCGCGCTGCAACTACGACCTCTCAGGAATCGTCTCGTCATGGACCGAGTCATGCCCACTTCGTGGCACGTGCTCGGAGTGCGGGCTGACCTTCTCGTGGGCGGATCTGCTCTCCGGAAAACTCTCGCCGCTGCCCTGGTGGTCTGTCGAGCGAGATTCATCAAGGTGGCTCCTCAAGATCCCGTTGCACTGGTTCGCGATGTTCTTCCCGAAGCACACGTGGACCAGCGTGCGCATGGAGCATCCGATCAGGCTCAAGCGATTGATCGTGCTGCTACTCGTGTCGATGGCAGTTGCGCATCTCATCGCTGCTGCGCAGGTGTGCCAGTGGCGATATGTGATGGGGCCTAATGGATATGACATTTTAAATATTGATTCGAGCATACAGGCATACGTCTTTGATCTGATTTGGCCGCACCGACAGATTATCCGCGAGAGTCTGTATCCATATTCCGAAACAAACTACCACCCTTTCAGAGGCATCACAGCAGCACCGGCATTATTTCTCGTGCTCTCGCCGTTGGCGTTGTTTCTATTCCACCAAACGCTTTCCCGTGTCAAAGCCGGTTGGGACCACATCACGCGCATTGGCAGCTACACGCTTGCACTTGCACCAATTGCAACAACGTTCGTTGTTTGGTTCTCCAGCTTTATGTACGGCTTTTTCTTTTCGCTTTTCTTTGATCCAAGTGACTTTCAAGGCACTGCCGGACCACCCAGCTCTTATCTTCTCGCCTCGATGCAGTTTGACTTGATCTACAACGCAAGTTGCCTGTCGATTGTTTCATTATTTGCTCTCATGTGGTGGTATCGGGTTGCATCGTGCTACTTGCAACTAAACCACGCGCGTTGGGTCGCGATCGCTATCATTCTTGTCGCAGGAGGCATGGCCACACTCATAGAGATGACTGTCTGGCATAACCAGCTTAACGAGATCATCACTCGATGGATTGATCTGTCATTGCGAGTTCGGAACGGAGATGACTATTAACCGCTCCCGCCACGCGGTCATCCGATCCTCGCGCGCCATGTCGTATCGCAACGGCGTGACCGTGATCGCACCGCGGATCACCTCGTCAACGTCCGAACCCGGTTCGGTCTCGTGGAAATCAAACCCGTTGCCCGATGCCCAGTAGTACGAGTGTCCGTGCGGCGAGATGCGTTTCTCGTACCTGTCCACGTGGCCGTGCGTGTTCATCGGGCACACACGGATGGGCAGCGCCGTCTCAGTCGTCGCGCTGGGAATACCCGCTTTGATCGCATCGTCACGCGACAGTGTGCGCTTCAGTGAACGCGGCACGTTCACGTTGATGCACTCATGGCGCTCGGGCAAGCCATCAGCAAGGACGGCATCAATCGCGATGCGCGCGCGTGCTGCGCCCAGCGCAAAGTCCGGCTCGTCCTTGCCAAGGTGCATGGAGACAGCGATCGATGGCACACCAAGGAACGCTGCTTCGAGTGCAGCTGCGACAGTGCCGGAATATAATACATTGATTCCAACATTCGCACCCGCGTTCATGCCGGAAACAACCAGATCAGGCATTGATCCTCGTCCGTATTTTTCCGGCCAAAGCTCTGCGAGTGCGAGCTTCATGCAATCGGCGGGCCTGCCATCGACCGCGATACCCGACATGTGCGCGTTGACGTACTCATGCTGGACCATCAACGGCTCATGGAACGTAATGCCGTGGCTCGTTGCGCTCTGGACTGTGAGCGGCGCGACAACCATTACCTCGTGCGATTCACTGCCGGATTGCGAGGGTGAAACGAGCTCGCGATACATCGCTTCGATGCCCGGTGCGTGGATCCCATCGTCGTTTGTCAGCAGAATACGCATGTGCCAGCATAGGCGGGCACGCTATTCATTCGATGTGTCGCGCATGTAAATATGGAACGCGGTCTGGCGGATCACGTGCGTTTCGGGTCCGCGGGCGCCAGCAATCGTCAGATCGGCAGGCTCCGGCGGCGCAAGCAATACATCCACGTGCTCCTCATCCTTGACGCGCAGCTTGCGATGAGGACTGGCCGGTTCTGCATCGATAGGCTCGCCGGTTTCGGGGTCGATCTCCTCGCCATTGAGCAACCCCCGCTCGATCTCTCGCTCTGCTAGACGTTCGAGCTCTCGCTTCGATGGAACCTTTCCCCGCGAATGTTTCCCACTGCCGTGTGTGTGAGAGCGTGTTCCAGCATGACGTTGCATGACGGGCATCTCAACATCACTCACAACAAACGGCCAGGGCGTGCGCAGAACGAGAAACCCTCTTGGTTCGAGTCGCGGAATCAACCGCTCGATCTGCGCGCGGGCACGATCCCATCCTGCGCGGGATTCAACCATTGGGTACGGCGGATCAAGGAACACCACGCGGAGCGGCTGAGTACAGCGAACAAAGACAGCTGGGCCGAGCGCATCGCTGACGACAACATCAACGCGATCGAGCACACCAAGATCGCGCGCGTTCTCTTCGAGTGTTCTCGCAACCTTCTTGTCCTGCTCAAAGCAGATGCAGCGTTCGGCGCCGCGGCTGATGGCTTCGATCCCGATCGATCCCGTGCCCGCAAAGAGATCAAGCACGATGCCGCCGTCATCAAACACCCCTCGCAATGTGTCGAACATCGACTTCTTGACGCGTGCTGGGATAGGGCGCGTGATAGCGTGCTCGGGTGGAGGCTTGATCGGTCTGTTGCGGAGATCGCCCGCGATAATTCGCATGGCAAATCAAAGGCAGGCTGCGCCTCGATTCAACCCGCACGTTGATCGGTCGGGTACGCAATCCGGCCATGATAAATCGACGCAACGGTCCGGCTGATCGACTCGACAATCACATGGAGTTCCGCCAGTGTCAGCTCGCACTCGTCGAACTGTCCGTCCAGCAGGCGCTTGTTAGCGATCTCCCGCACAAGCGAGTCGATGCGGCTGGGTGTTGGCTCGGTCAGTGACCGTGTTGCACTCTCGATCGCGTCGGCGAGCATCAGGATGGCAACTTCCTTGGTCTGCGGGCGAGGGCCTGGATACCGGTACTCAATCTCCTGCGGTTCATTGACATCGACCGCAGTCGAGCCCGCGGCAGCCGCCTCTTCTTCAGCCTTCTCGCGCGCCTTCTTCTTGGCACGATGATAGAAATACTCCACCAATGTAGTACCGTGGTGCGCTTCAATAAAGTGGTGCAGCGGGCGTGGCAAACCAAACTCGCGCGCAAGTTCCAATCCGTCCTTTACATGTCCAACGATCAAGAGCAGGCTCATTGCCGGGCTGAGACGATCGTGCTTGTTCAGCCCGCCGGACTGGTTCTCCACGAAGTATTCCGGCTTGTTCATCTTGCCAACATCGTGGTACAGACCGCCAACGTATGTCAGCAGCGCATCGGCACCGATCGCATCGGCGGCCGTCTCTGCAATTGTCGCCACGTTCAGGGAGTGGTTGTACGTGCCAGGTGCGCGCTGCTGCAACTGACGAAGCAATGGATGCTTCGGATCGCGCAACTCGATCAGCGTCATGCCAGTTGAGATGTCAAATGCTTCCTCAATCGTCGGCAACAGGAACAGCACCACGCCCCCCACCACAAGCCCGCCAAGCAACGCGAGGGTCGAATCGATCAGAATCTCGCGCACGACAATCGAAGATGCAGGCTGCTCGATCAGACCGAGCGCAAGTGTTGTCAGCCCAAGTGTGCCGCCCGTCCACATCGAAGCGCGAACCAGGCTGCGTCGATCTCGAATCTCTGCAAGGCTCCACGTCGCGATCGTGATGCCGCTGAATGTCACAAGCAGTTCGGCAACACCAGCACGAGTCGCAAGCGCGACGAGCAATGCGTGAAAAATGCCGATGCCCATCGCCAGCCTGCGGTCGTACGCAATCGCAAGGATGACAGACACAAACACGCTGGGCGCGGTCACAAAGATCGCACGGAACTG
Above is a genomic segment from Phycisphaeraceae bacterium containing:
- the surE gene encoding 5'/3'-nucleotidase SurE; translated protein: MRILLTNDDGIHAPGIEAMYRELVSPSQSGSESHEVMVVAPLTVQSATSHGITFHEPLMVQHEYVNAHMSGIAVDGRPADCMKLALAELWPEKYGRGSMPDLVVSGMNAGANVGINVLYSGTVAAALEAAFLGVPSIAVSMHLGKDEPDFALGAARARIAIDAVLADGLPERHECINVNVPRSLKRTLSRDDAIKAGIPSATTETALPIRVCPMNTHGHVDRYEKRISPHGHSYYWASGNGFDFHETEPGSDVDEVIRGAITVTPLRYDMAREDRMTAWRERLIVISVPNSQ
- a CDS encoding RsmD family RNA methyltransferase, coding for MRIIAGDLRNRPIKPPPEHAITRPIPARVKKSMFDTLRGVFDDGGIVLDLFAGTGSIGIEAISRGAERCICFEQDKKVARTLEENARDLGVLDRVDVVVSDALGPAVFVRCTQPLRVVFLDPPYPMVESRAGWDRARAQIERLIPRLEPRGFLVLRTPWPFVVSDVEMPVMQRHAGTRSHTHGSGKHSRGKVPSKRELERLAEREIERGLLNGEEIDPETGEPIDAEPASPHRKLRVKDEEHVDVLLAPPEPADLTIAGARGPETHVIRQTAFHIYMRDTSNE
- a CDS encoding HDIG domain-containing protein; amino-acid sequence: MANETSQRKGRNGSTHRRTSIRKQRVDLGKSLIALWRSPGFGWALVIGLVFTLLAGIFAIWARERPMLAVGRIADQTLTVRVEIAVPDEETTQRRIDDARNRVSPIYIGDPASVDVPIIELQQLPRVVSSVTSLNDVNAQTKKQFSLNDERLNALKLEVSGSEPSSAWLSRVAALREMLVKRPLLSASQWQEAARIGQRAMLELRFAGQSGLTPPSNAINIDDTQGFRDELRKLARDAGFNGILLDIAVEGISELAVPTYSFDSEATEKKQYAAELTVEPVIRRMYKGNTIVERGAVITQSHINDYRQESMQYRHNASLPVLWMPRLSVVAGVALITSIIAMYVAMYSQRLRQNPERMAGLCVLLLAMLALGAVGTVVSPQFRAIFVTAPSVFVSVILAIAYDRRLAMGIGIFHALLVALATRAGVAELLVTFSGITIATWSLAEIRDRRSLVRASMWTGGTLGLTTLALGLIEQPASSIVVREILIDSTLALLGGLVVGGVVLFLLPTIEEAFDISTGMTLIELRDPKHPLLRQLQQRAPGTYNHSLNVATIAETAADAIGADALLTYVGGLYHDVGKMNKPEYFVENQSGGLNKHDRLSPAMSLLLIVGHVKDGLELAREFGLPRPLHHFIEAHHGTTLVEYFYHRAKKKAREKAEEEAAAAGSTAVDVNEPQEIEYRYPGPRPQTKEVAILMLADAIESATRSLTEPTPSRIDSLVREIANKRLLDGQFDECELTLAELHVIVESISRTVASIYHGRIAYPTDQRAG